The following are encoded in a window of Colius striatus isolate bColStr4 chromosome 25, bColStr4.1.hap1, whole genome shotgun sequence genomic DNA:
- the USE1 gene encoding vesicle transport protein USE1 yields the protein MAATRREVNVMRLLSRCEALAAEARGPEEWRLEKYVAALENMLRQLKQQPGIKPAPELMNEYSRKVDFLKGLLEAEKLPSSTEKALANQFLAPGRTPTTTKERIPATKTVHLQTKARCTGKMRSELLGTDPLATSDAEELNVRKRRGLVSDEKQSAVELDAVLQHHQDMQEKLAEEMLSLARNLKSNTLAAQNVIKQDNQTLSHSLKMADQNFEKLKDESDRLEQHAKKSVNWLLWIMLIVVCFIFISMILFIRIFPKLK from the exons ATGGCGGCGACGCGGCGGGAGGTGAATGTGATGCGGCTGTTGAGCCGCTGCGAAGCGCTGGCGGCCGAAGCGCGGGGCCCCGAGGAGTGGCGGCTGGAGAAG TACGTGGCTGCTCTCGAAAACATGCTCCggcagctgaagcagcagcctgg TATCAAGCCAGCCCCAGAACTGATGAATGAATACTCTCGCAAAGTGGACTTTCTAAAGGGACTTTTAGAAGCTGAAAAATTG CCCTCCTCAACTGAAAAGGCTCTGGCAAATCAGTTCTTGGCCCCTGGACGTACCCCTACAACGACCAAAGAGAGGATCCCAGCTACTAAAACAGTCCATCTGCAGACAAAGGCTCGTTGCACAGGCAAGATGAGGAGTGAGCTGCTTGGTACA GACCCCTTGGCTACCAGTG ATGCTGAGGAGTTAAACGTGAGGAAGCGAAG AGGCCTTGtgtctgatgagaagcagtCAGCAGTGGAGCTGGATGCTGTGTTACAGCACCATCAGGACATGCAGGAGAAGTTAGCTGAAGAAATGCTGAGTTTGGCTCGCAATCTCAAAAGCAACACTCTGGCTGCACAGAATGTTATCAAACAAGATAACCAG aCACTGTCCcattccctcaagatggcagaCCAGAACTTTGAGAAGCTCAAGGATGAATCTGACCGCCTGGAACAGCATGCAAAGAAATCAGTCAACTGGCTCTTGTGGATAATGTTAATTGTAGTTTGTTTCATCTTCATCAGCATGATTCTCTTTATCAGGATCTTCCCCAAactaaaatga